In a single window of the Agromyces sp. H17E-10 genome:
- a CDS encoding Gfo/Idh/MocA family protein produces the protein MDLNIGIVGFGARSTLAKEAHRPGRGSRVTAVCDLSERSREEARAALPEASVTSSIDELLASGVDAVMVLTPDHQHAPVAIAALEAGVPVFCEKPLAVTVEDADAILETARRTGTRLYVGHNMRHMSVVLLMRRLILEGRIGEVKAIWCRHFVGNGGDFYFKDWHAEREKTTGLLLQKGAHDLDVIHWLAGAYTTDVQAMGSLSVYGDIDDRRDRSGERMRDWFSLDNWPPTAQTGLNPVIDVEDISMVNMRLGNGVLASYQQCHFTPDYWRNYTVIGTEGRIENFGDVSGSEVGLWNRRHQGAAPADETFIVPESPEDVGHDGADALLVAEFLRFVRDGGLTETSPVAAREAVAVGIRATESLRGSGETLEVPPLDPALVAYFEAGQVEPAATPA, from the coding sequence GTGGATCTGAACATCGGCATCGTCGGCTTCGGCGCGCGCTCGACCCTCGCCAAGGAGGCGCACCGCCCCGGCCGCGGCTCGCGCGTGACCGCCGTCTGCGACCTCTCCGAGCGCTCGCGCGAGGAGGCGCGTGCGGCACTGCCCGAGGCATCCGTGACCTCGTCGATCGACGAGTTGCTCGCGAGCGGCGTCGACGCCGTCATGGTGCTGACGCCCGACCACCAGCACGCGCCCGTCGCGATCGCCGCGCTCGAGGCGGGCGTGCCGGTCTTCTGCGAGAAACCGCTCGCCGTCACGGTCGAAGACGCCGACGCGATCCTCGAGACCGCACGCCGAACGGGCACCCGGCTCTACGTCGGCCACAACATGCGCCACATGTCGGTCGTGCTGCTCATGCGTCGGCTCATCCTCGAGGGGCGCATCGGCGAGGTGAAGGCGATCTGGTGCCGCCACTTCGTCGGCAACGGCGGCGACTTCTACTTCAAGGACTGGCACGCCGAGCGCGAGAAGACGACGGGCCTGCTGCTGCAGAAGGGCGCGCACGACCTCGACGTCATCCACTGGCTCGCGGGTGCGTACACGACCGACGTGCAGGCGATGGGGTCGCTCAGCGTCTACGGCGACATCGACGACCGCCGCGACCGCTCGGGCGAGCGCATGCGCGACTGGTTCAGCCTCGACAACTGGCCGCCGACCGCGCAGACGGGCCTCAACCCGGTCATCGACGTCGAGGACATCTCGATGGTGAACATGCGCCTCGGCAACGGCGTGCTCGCGAGCTACCAGCAGTGCCACTTCACGCCCGACTACTGGCGCAACTACACCGTGATCGGCACCGAGGGGCGCATCGAGAACTTCGGCGACGTGTCGGGCTCCGAGGTCGGCCTGTGGAACCGGCGCCACCAGGGTGCGGCGCCCGCCGACGAGACGTTCATCGTGCCCGAGTCGCCCGAGGACGTCGGGCACGACGGCGCCGACGCGCTGCTCGTTGCCGAGTTCCTGCGGTTCGTGCGCGACGGCGGCCTCACCGAGACGTCGCCCGTCGCCGCGCGCGAGGCGGTCGCGGTCGGCATCCGGGCGACCGAGTCGCTGCGCGGCTCCGGCGAGACCCTCGAGGTGCCGCCGCTCGACCCCGCGCTCGTCGCCTATTTCGAGGCCGGGCAGGTCGAGCCTGCCGCGACGCCGGCCTGA